One Echinicola strongylocentroti DNA window includes the following coding sequences:
- a CDS encoding SDR family oxidoreductase, translating into MKKVLLTGITGFLGAHTAIRLLEKGYAVTGTLRSQSRASSIRKVIASHTDKTAYLTLEVADLNDAVIWKTLTQDVDFVQHIASPFPRNIPKHEEELIHPAKEGTLNVLRAAQANGVKRVVVTSSIAAIVYGKSSDALTKTMDETDWTDLSLRKDTTPYFRSKTIAEKAAWDFASKHPEMELVTVLPGAILGPVLEDDFGTSANIVIKLLDGSTPALPKIGFDIIDVRSVADLLILAMEKKQAAHNRYLASAGYRMFSEMAKVLKENFPDRKLPSWEMPNFLVKVFATIDPSVAPILVDLGKKRKVNNQKAVRQLGWEPKSVEEAIVSCAQSVMEKGIVK; encoded by the coding sequence ATGAAAAAAGTATTGCTAACAGGAATTACAGGATTTTTGGGGGCGCATACGGCCATTCGATTGTTGGAAAAGGGTTATGCCGTTACAGGGACATTGCGGAGCCAGAGCAGAGCCAGTTCCATTAGAAAGGTCATTGCCTCCCATACTGATAAGACCGCCTACCTTACACTGGAAGTGGCCGATCTGAATGATGCGGTAATTTGGAAAACACTGACTCAGGATGTTGATTTCGTTCAACACATAGCATCTCCATTTCCCAGAAACATCCCAAAACACGAGGAAGAACTTATCCACCCTGCCAAAGAAGGAACCCTGAACGTTTTACGTGCAGCCCAAGCCAATGGGGTGAAGCGGGTAGTGGTGACCTCATCCATTGCTGCGATAGTCTATGGGAAGTCATCCGATGCGCTAACCAAAACCATGGATGAAACAGACTGGACGGACCTCTCTCTTCGTAAAGACACCACACCTTATTTTCGAAGCAAGACCATTGCCGAAAAGGCTGCTTGGGACTTTGCTTCTAAGCACCCTGAAATGGAATTGGTGACCGTATTACCAGGGGCGATTTTGGGGCCGGTATTGGAAGATGATTTTGGAACATCGGCCAATATCGTGATCAAGCTACTGGATGGTAGTACTCCTGCCTTACCAAAGATCGGTTTTGATATCATCGATGTAAGATCAGTGGCAGATTTGCTTATATTGGCAATGGAAAAGAAACAAGCTGCCCATAATCGTTACCTGGCTTCGGCAGGATATCGAATGTTCAGTGAAATGGCTAAAGTGCTAAAGGAAAACTTTCCCGACCGGAAGCTACCATCATGGGAAATGCCCAATTTTTTGGTCAAGGTGTTTGCCACAATAGATCCCTCAGTAGCTCCGATATTAGTGGATTTGGGAAAAAAAAGAAAAGTCAATAACCAAAAAGCTGTTCGACAACTTGGGTGGGAGCCTAAATCCGTTGAAGAGGCGATTGTTTCTTGTGCCCAAAGTGTTATGGAAAAGGGAATAGTGAAATAA
- a CDS encoding polysaccharide lyase: MNSKTIIKIAKSLLIISIFGTSLHCLAQDKGTAGNSPSIGQIPPHPPRLPEGVIPAFPGAWGGGMFTTGGRGGKVIAVTNLNDQGIGSLRAALEAEGPRIVVFRVAGTIDVSDDINIDHPHITIAGQSAPGDGVCIKGTLNINTHNVIVRHVRVRRGIPEGGQGDDNIGGNPEHHIIIDHCSTSWGMDENISLYRHMRSSLDGKERIKDPAKHITIQWTISSEALNAKGHAFGGTWGGNPSTFHHNLFACNTARNPSIGMSGDFDFRNNVIYNWQHRTMDGGDETSQINVINNYYKAGPATNENMKAVFARIESRSMYSPGSAWAAGEWYSKQEDRPGKWYVAGNIMDGNQEITKDNWKGMRGPEDLARVNTPFVGWPVAPHQSADEAFLSVLEKAGATLPKRDKVDQRVANMVRTGITTTPTGILKDISEVGGYPNLTFDADKVPADSDGDGMPDDWETKFQLDPDDPKDGSLDSDGDGYTNVEEFLNGTDPNKKINYRNLGNNIDKIS; this comes from the coding sequence ATGAACTCAAAAACCATCATCAAAATAGCTAAAAGCCTGCTTATAATTTCCATTTTTGGCACATCCTTGCATTGCTTGGCACAGGATAAAGGCACCGCAGGGAATTCTCCCTCAATAGGACAAATCCCTCCGCACCCGCCCCGTTTACCGGAAGGTGTAATACCCGCTTTTCCCGGGGCTTGGGGAGGTGGGATGTTCACCACTGGTGGCCGTGGAGGAAAAGTGATCGCCGTCACCAACTTAAATGACCAAGGAATAGGTAGTTTACGCGCAGCTTTAGAGGCTGAAGGGCCACGAATAGTGGTGTTCAGAGTGGCGGGAACGATTGATGTATCTGATGATATCAATATTGACCATCCGCACATTACCATTGCGGGACAGTCTGCCCCTGGTGATGGGGTGTGTATTAAGGGGACGTTAAACATCAATACGCACAATGTAATTGTTAGGCATGTCCGTGTCCGCCGGGGAATTCCAGAGGGTGGCCAAGGTGATGATAATATCGGTGGCAATCCCGAGCACCATATTATTATCGACCATTGCTCCACTAGTTGGGGGATGGACGAAAATATATCGCTTTATAGACACATGCGGTCTTCACTGGATGGGAAAGAGAGGATAAAGGATCCAGCAAAGCACATTACGATCCAGTGGACGATTTCCAGTGAAGCCCTAAACGCCAAGGGCCATGCATTTGGCGGGACATGGGGAGGAAATCCATCTACATTTCACCATAATCTATTTGCATGCAATACGGCTAGGAATCCATCTATTGGGATGTCGGGAGACTTTGATTTTCGGAACAATGTCATTTATAATTGGCAGCACAGAACCATGGATGGAGGAGACGAAACCTCACAAATCAATGTCATCAATAATTACTATAAAGCTGGGCCTGCTACAAATGAGAACATGAAGGCTGTTTTTGCCCGGATCGAGTCACGAAGTATGTATTCTCCAGGAAGTGCTTGGGCTGCCGGTGAATGGTATTCAAAACAAGAAGACCGACCAGGAAAGTGGTATGTGGCTGGCAATATTATGGATGGTAACCAAGAAATCACCAAAGATAACTGGAAGGGCATGCGGGGGCCAGAAGACCTTGCGCGGGTGAATACCCCTTTTGTGGGATGGCCAGTAGCTCCCCACCAATCCGCTGATGAGGCCTTTCTATCGGTACTTGAAAAAGCAGGAGCTACTTTGCCAAAACGCGATAAAGTGGACCAACGGGTAGCCAATATGGTACGTACAGGTATAACCACGACCCCTACAGGCATTCTCAAGGATATTTCAGAAGTGGGAGGCTATCCCAATCTAACGTTTGATGCTGATAAAGTACCAGCTGACAGTGATGGGGATGGAATGCCCGATGATTGGGAAACTAAATTTCAGCTTGATCCAGACGATCCCAAAGATGGATCCTTGGACAGTGATGGAGATGGCTACACCAATGTGGAAGAATTTCTCAATGGCACTGACCCCAATAAAAAAATCAACTACAGAAATTTGGGAAACAATATAGATAAGATCAGCTGA
- a CDS encoding purple acid phosphatase family protein, which produces MINSKALILSALMLCLISGFQQESFGKVIWDQDTVRFPDKAHLMPTAKPDRIILNLAANPLEEVGINWRTATSESTSYLQFAVATAGPAFSEKAENVTAKTTFLETQQDDEPVIKAHYHEVDLTGLTPGQTYVYRVGSDKAWSEWFQFKMPKQEGPVSLFYFGDAQNDVSSKWSRVIREASFQFPRVDFMLYAGDLINHEDADFEWGGWFEAGGFVHASVPVMMTPGNHEYAKGVILSKHWKPQFNLPENGPEGLEEMAYEVNYPELKVISLDAEQIDEIPAQKMAQVKWLRDILENNPKKWTIITFHYPIYSTKPNRINEDMLEYIKPVLEEYDVDMVLQGHDHAYARGRVTTKNGEEVLGEGPMYVVSVSGPKMYDIGDDPWMDRRAYMTQLFQWINIDGDQLEYQALTATGELYDAFQLKKNDQGQNELINQIPTIKERIQK; this is translated from the coding sequence ATGATTAACTCAAAAGCACTGATTTTGAGCGCTTTAATGTTGTGTCTTATAAGTGGATTCCAACAGGAGTCATTTGGCAAGGTCATCTGGGATCAGGATACGGTCCGTTTTCCGGATAAAGCCCATTTGATGCCTACAGCAAAGCCAGACCGGATTATCCTGAATTTAGCTGCCAATCCACTGGAGGAAGTAGGCATCAACTGGCGGACAGCTACGTCCGAATCCACTTCTTACCTGCAGTTTGCCGTGGCTACGGCGGGGCCAGCATTTAGCGAAAAGGCTGAAAATGTAACTGCTAAGACCACTTTTTTGGAAACACAACAAGACGATGAGCCTGTGATCAAAGCCCATTACCACGAAGTGGATTTGACCGGTTTGACTCCAGGTCAAACTTATGTGTACCGAGTGGGATCAGATAAAGCTTGGAGTGAATGGTTTCAGTTTAAGATGCCCAAGCAAGAAGGCCCCGTTAGCTTGTTCTATTTTGGAGATGCGCAAAACGACGTGTCTTCCAAGTGGAGCCGGGTCATCCGAGAAGCCAGTTTCCAATTCCCACGGGTAGATTTTATGCTGTATGCGGGAGACCTGATCAATCACGAAGACGCCGACTTTGAGTGGGGCGGATGGTTTGAAGCTGGAGGTTTTGTCCATGCTTCTGTTCCGGTCATGATGACTCCCGGAAACCATGAATATGCCAAAGGAGTGATCCTTTCCAAACACTGGAAACCCCAATTTAACTTGCCAGAAAATGGGCCTGAAGGCTTGGAAGAAATGGCTTATGAAGTGAATTATCCCGAGTTAAAGGTGATTTCATTGGATGCGGAGCAAATAGATGAGATTCCAGCCCAGAAGATGGCCCAAGTGAAATGGCTAAGGGATATCCTGGAAAATAATCCCAAAAAGTGGACGATCATTACGTTTCATTATCCGATTTACTCTACCAAACCCAACCGCATCAATGAAGACATGCTCGAGTATATCAAGCCAGTGCTCGAGGAATATGATGTCGATATGGTGCTCCAAGGCCATGACCATGCCTATGCGCGTGGCCGTGTGACCACTAAAAACGGCGAGGAAGTTTTGGGAGAAGGCCCCATGTATGTGGTGTCGGTAAGTGGGCCCAAAATGTATGATATTGGGGATGATCCTTGGATGGACAGAAGGGCCTATATGACCCAGCTTTTCCAATGGATCAATATCGATGGAGACCAGCTGGAATACCAAGCGCTTACGGCCACTGGTGAGCTATATGATGCTTTCCAGCTGAAGAAAAACGATCAAGGTCAAAATGAATTAATAAACCAAATTCCAACGATAAAAGAAAGGATCCAAAAGTGA
- a CDS encoding SusD/RagB family nutrient-binding outer membrane lipoprotein, with product MKNTINRLYRSLTVATLTGIVLLTSCKDLTELNVNPNGIDPDAVHPNLLITTVITQTATREVNLGFGDIAGVMQHTQKDAWFEDHNNYEWSNQSWSGYYNILEDARLMEKRASDLNLPFYVGVGKVISAYNFGRIADLWGDAPFTDALQGDLGGEQYLLPKFDTQQAVYEGVISLLEEANQLFSEIEETAVPQDVLYEGNLLQWRKFANSLRLRYYLRISEKAPDMASSGIQEMVNNPSQYPLILDGGDNAYMSYPGTSANTSWPSNTTFDGSNGSNYRRIKMCATLVDKLQELGDSRLDVWAKKIEIPIEINSDLAPGTDEVIDGVRYIAPDVAEGKPVDTDPEYVGLPPSVSNLPSEYNLNPTPGQQSYNPHVSFLSDMYTEPSGELLKARLVSAAEVQFDLAEAAQKGWISGDVASFYNEGVRQSLMDWSQEGGYDAYIAGEAAFDGTLEQILEQKWIASWAAATEAWFDYRRTGLPDLQAGPAAVRSVLPLRFYYMQEELSINEANANEALERLESTPYSQEEGKNSAWSKFWLVQGTGKPW from the coding sequence ATGAAAAATACCATCAATAGACTTTACCGTTCATTAACAGTAGCGACCTTGACAGGAATCGTGCTCCTTACTTCCTGTAAGGACCTGACAGAACTGAATGTTAATCCCAATGGAATAGATCCAGATGCCGTGCATCCAAATTTATTGATCACTACGGTGATTACCCAGACTGCTACCAGAGAAGTGAACCTAGGTTTTGGGGATATCGCCGGAGTGATGCAGCATACCCAAAAAGATGCTTGGTTTGAGGACCATAATAATTATGAGTGGTCAAACCAAAGCTGGTCGGGATACTATAACATTTTGGAAGATGCCCGGCTGATGGAGAAGCGGGCTAGCGACTTGAATTTACCTTTTTATGTGGGTGTAGGGAAGGTGATCAGTGCCTACAATTTTGGGCGTATTGCGGACTTATGGGGAGATGCTCCGTTTACCGATGCGCTTCAGGGTGATCTAGGTGGTGAACAATACCTGCTGCCAAAATTTGACACCCAGCAGGCAGTTTATGAAGGTGTGATCAGTCTTCTGGAAGAAGCCAATCAGCTTTTTTCGGAAATCGAGGAGACGGCAGTGCCCCAAGATGTGCTGTATGAGGGAAACCTACTACAATGGAGGAAATTTGCCAATAGCCTTCGATTAAGGTATTACCTGAGGATTTCGGAAAAGGCACCGGATATGGCCTCGTCAGGCATACAGGAAATGGTCAATAATCCGAGTCAGTACCCACTCATCTTGGATGGTGGTGACAACGCCTACATGTCCTACCCAGGTACCTCGGCAAATACTTCGTGGCCTTCCAATACCACTTTCGATGGTAGCAATGGCAGTAATTATAGAAGGATAAAAATGTGTGCTACGCTGGTGGATAAGCTTCAGGAGCTTGGAGATAGCCGGCTAGACGTGTGGGCAAAGAAAATAGAGATCCCTATAGAAATCAACTCTGATCTGGCTCCAGGCACAGATGAGGTAATCGACGGTGTGAGGTACATTGCGCCGGATGTGGCAGAAGGAAAGCCGGTGGACACGGATCCCGAATATGTTGGGTTGCCGCCGTCAGTTTCCAACCTTCCCAGTGAATACAACCTAAATCCTACTCCGGGACAACAATCCTATAACCCGCATGTGTCATTTCTCAGTGATATGTACACCGAGCCAAGTGGAGAGCTTTTGAAGGCCAGACTGGTCAGTGCTGCTGAAGTGCAGTTTGACTTGGCAGAAGCTGCCCAAAAGGGATGGATCTCAGGAGATGTAGCCAGCTTTTACAATGAAGGAGTGAGGCAATCCTTGATGGACTGGAGCCAAGAAGGTGGCTACGATGCATACATCGCAGGCGAAGCTGCTTTTGATGGCACCTTGGAGCAGATCCTGGAGCAGAAGTGGATCGCTTCTTGGGCGGCCGCAACGGAAGCTTGGTTTGATTACAGAAGGACGGGATTACCTGATCTCCAAGCTGGACCTGCTGCCGTAAGGTCGGTTTTGCCTTTACGCTTTTACTATATGCAGGAAGAGCTGAGCATCAATGAAGCCAATGCCAATGAAGCATTGGAAAGATTGGAATCCACGCCTTATTCCCAAGAGGAAGGAAAGAACAGTGCTTGGTCAAAATTCTGGCTCGTCCAAGGAACCGGAAAACCTTGGTAG
- a CDS encoding Crp/Fnr family transcriptional regulator, translated as MEKLKHALEFGGILSKDDIDTVAGSFQLKMLNPGDHFHRIGKVANEIAFVDHGAIRVYAAEANGTEVTKYFVRPNQFAVELESYYSRQVGKDGIQAVIPTEVYIIHQNAFQQLLEKIPNLFIYFKAVSEAHLLNKITDGDFLNYGSSKTKYVEFLRRYPDLAHQVPLQYIASYLKITP; from the coding sequence ATGGAAAAGCTAAAGCATGCATTGGAATTTGGAGGCATCCTTTCTAAGGATGATATTGATACCGTAGCAGGCTCCTTCCAGCTGAAAATGCTCAATCCTGGCGATCATTTTCACCGAATTGGGAAGGTAGCTAATGAAATAGCATTTGTGGACCATGGAGCGATACGCGTGTATGCCGCAGAAGCCAACGGGACAGAGGTCACTAAATATTTCGTCAGGCCCAATCAGTTTGCGGTGGAACTTGAAAGTTATTATTCCAGGCAGGTAGGGAAGGACGGTATTCAGGCTGTGATACCCACCGAAGTGTATATTATCCATCAGAATGCCTTTCAGCAGTTGTTGGAAAAAATTCCTAATCTGTTTATTTATTTCAAGGCAGTATCAGAAGCACATTTGTTGAATAAAATCACAGATGGAGATTTTTTGAATTACGGTAGTTCGAAAACCAAATATGTGGAGTTTCTGCGTAGATATCCTGATTTGGCCCATCAGGTTCCCCTGCAGTACATTGCTTCATATCTAAAAATCACGCCGTAA
- a CDS encoding glycerophosphodiester phosphodiesterase family protein: MNLKKIQKCLLLSLLGLCLAPLVQAQVDEIRKEFLEGKSLMVIAHRASHQQYPENSIPAIQEAIDLGVDMVELDIRVTADGVPVIMHDGTVDRTTTGSGDVEQLSYAEIKEMFLLDKRDQASTFKIPTLKEALEVCKDRMMIDMDMKTDQVEAVLETVDLVGVGDQLLFYDGDWDVLAEIKRKYPQAYLMPRAHNKRHIKKAVKRLDPEVIHIDPSFYTPKTIETAEKFGLRIWINSLGDRDESIKSSPNVNDQMEWVHKGANMVQTDLPEFWVGVRNDSDK; the protein is encoded by the coding sequence ATGAATTTAAAAAAGATACAAAAATGTTTACTATTGAGTTTGTTGGGGCTGTGTCTGGCGCCACTGGTACAAGCCCAAGTAGATGAAATAAGAAAAGAATTTTTAGAAGGTAAGTCCTTGATGGTGATTGCACACAGGGCTTCACATCAACAATATCCCGAAAACAGCATTCCAGCAATACAAGAAGCTATCGACTTAGGCGTGGACATGGTCGAACTGGACATTCGTGTGACCGCTGATGGTGTGCCCGTCATCATGCACGATGGGACAGTGGACAGAACCACTACTGGCTCAGGGGATGTTGAGCAACTTAGCTACGCTGAAATCAAGGAAATGTTTCTGTTGGACAAAAGAGACCAGGCTTCCACTTTTAAAATCCCAACCTTGAAAGAAGCGTTGGAAGTCTGTAAAGACAGGATGATGATAGACATGGACATGAAGACGGACCAAGTAGAGGCTGTTTTGGAAACGGTAGATTTGGTAGGAGTAGGAGACCAATTGCTGTTTTATGATGGTGATTGGGATGTCCTGGCAGAAATTAAACGGAAATATCCACAGGCTTACCTAATGCCGCGGGCACATAATAAAAGACACATAAAGAAAGCCGTAAAACGTCTTGATCCGGAGGTCATTCACATAGACCCAAGTTTTTATACCCCCAAAACCATAGAAACAGCGGAAAAATTCGGTTTGCGCATTTGGATCAATAGTTTGGGAGATAGGGATGAAAGCATCAAGTCCAGCCCCAATGTGAACGACCAAATGGAATGGGTACATAAGGGAGCCAATATGGTTCAAACTGACTTGCCTGAATTTTGGGTTGGTGTTAGGAATGATTCAGATAAGTAA
- a CDS encoding PhoPQ-activated pathogenicity-related family protein yields MHQLRHSLLVMLMTGAFVVSAFAQEKNEPITHFLSSPSPEFTVELVDKITSAHQTQYELLLTSQKWKGYTWKHRLVMLVPDQVKYDQAMLYIGGGRLEDNLPKQRDRDDAVVKGLENLAVDNEAIVAAIFQVPNQPIFDGKVEDEIISYTLHQYQETGDETWPLLFPMVKSVQRAMDAVTVFSKDEIGHTLNHFLLTGLSKRGWTTWLTGSQDDRVNAIAPMVIDVLNMPVSLQYQIEMWQDYSPEIQDYVDLGIPQTSNTPEGTATISMVDPYAYREQLDMPKLVFMGTNDPYWPIDAAKNYWAEIPGDNDLVYIPNVEHGLGNGEIALQNLSAFFEYQCLQQALPQVKMDVKKSGDKHLTVSCNFDDQKPEKIVLWEASSPEDMDFRDEKWKSTTVKHDQAKLKLPKNGQKTFYLAYHFISPGGKNFYISSKVIRCDAEGIVW; encoded by the coding sequence ATGCATCAATTACGTCATAGCTTACTGGTCATGTTGATGACTGGAGCCTTCGTTGTTTCTGCCTTTGCTCAGGAAAAAAACGAACCCATCACCCATTTTCTATCCTCCCCTTCGCCGGAATTTACCGTGGAGTTAGTGGATAAAATCACCTCCGCCCACCAAACACAATACGAGCTGTTGCTGACTTCCCAAAAATGGAAAGGCTATACCTGGAAACACCGTTTGGTGATGCTGGTGCCTGACCAAGTCAAGTACGACCAAGCCATGCTCTATATCGGTGGCGGACGACTGGAAGACAACCTACCAAAGCAACGGGACCGTGATGATGCCGTCGTTAAGGGTCTTGAAAATTTGGCAGTCGATAACGAAGCCATCGTAGCGGCTATCTTCCAAGTACCCAACCAACCGATTTTTGATGGAAAAGTAGAAGATGAAATCATCTCTTACACCCTTCACCAATACCAAGAAACGGGAGATGAAACGTGGCCGCTGCTATTTCCCATGGTAAAATCCGTCCAACGGGCCATGGATGCCGTCACGGTTTTTTCTAAAGATGAAATTGGCCATACCCTTAATCATTTTCTATTGACAGGTTTATCCAAAAGGGGCTGGACCACGTGGTTGACCGGAAGTCAGGATGACCGTGTCAATGCCATTGCACCGATGGTGATCGACGTGCTGAACATGCCCGTCAGCTTGCAGTATCAAATAGAGATGTGGCAGGATTATAGTCCAGAAATCCAAGACTATGTGGACTTGGGCATCCCACAGACATCCAACACTCCGGAAGGGACCGCGACTATTTCCATGGTAGACCCCTATGCTTATCGTGAACAGTTGGATATGCCAAAGTTGGTTTTTATGGGCACCAACGACCCTTACTGGCCTATCGATGCGGCAAAAAACTACTGGGCAGAAATCCCCGGAGACAATGATCTGGTGTACATTCCAAATGTGGAACATGGACTGGGAAATGGGGAAATCGCCCTCCAAAACCTCAGCGCTTTCTTTGAATACCAATGCCTCCAGCAAGCGCTGCCACAGGTAAAAATGGATGTCAAAAAATCAGGGGATAAGCACTTGACCGTCTCGTGTAACTTCGATGACCAAAAGCCCGAAAAGATAGTGCTCTGGGAAGCATCCTCGCCAGAAGACATGGATTTCAGGGATGAAAAATGGAAATCAACCACCGTAAAGCACGACCAAGCTAAGTTGAAATTGCCGAAAAATGGCCAGAAAACCTTCTACCTTGCTTATCACTTTATCAGTCCTGGCGGAAAAAACTTTTATATTTCCAGTAAAGTTATTCGCTGTGATGCCGAAGGAATAGTCTGGTAA